From Lolium perenne isolate Kyuss_39 chromosome 5, Kyuss_2.0, whole genome shotgun sequence, a single genomic window includes:
- the LOC127299739 gene encoding pentatricopeptide repeat-containing protein At4g15720 produces MAATSTTATLTPLLIHLLRGASDHASVAATHAKLLKVGTASAVSSCNHIIAAYCRCGATADANYLFDRMPVRNVVSWTALMSGYSSAGRPRVAVSLLRAMSHSGVPPNAFTFSTAASACAHLADAGLGRQVHARAEVEGYASDAVVATALIDMYGKAGSVECARAVFDGMADPERNVVSWGSMLSVYAQNALGREAIQLFAEFRTKSTVMAPNHFMLSSVVNACAGVGRLGVGKSLHGTVLRFGHGCNGVIAVALVDMYSKCGFYEYSRKVFDRIEQPSVICYTSIIVAAAKYGLARCALNLFNEMIDQNVQPNSVTLLGVMHACSHSGLVDTGLHLLHSMQTKYGINPCANHYTCAVDMLGRAGRLDEAFELANKVQVEGRDTLMLWSSLLSACRNHRRLDLATRAGHILSEFNQDVAGALVVMSNAYTSAGQADNAAAVWSNMRQQGIRKDPGCSWIEIKDVPYVFYAGLVSPAGARADEVMMLLDELEGKMREKGYNGRLGSTRVFDAHEEDGEDGKGVMVGVHSEMLALGFGLLVIPKGMTIRVMKNLRMCCDCHDGFKLISDIMEREFVVRDLNRFHHFKMGSCSCNDYW; encoded by the coding sequence atggcggcGACCTCCACCACAGCCACGCTCACGCCGCTGCTAATCCACCTGCTACGCGGCGCCTCCGACCACGCCTCCGTCGCTGCCACGCACGCCAAGCTCCTCAAGGTCGGCACCGCTTCCGCCGTCTCTTCCTGCAACCACATCATCGCCGCCTACTGCAGATGCGGCGCCACCGCGGACGCCAACTACctgttcgacagaatgcccgtCCGGAATGTAGTCTCCTGGACGGCCCTCATGTCCGGGTACTCCAGCGCCGGCCGACCCCGTGTGGCTGTTTCTCTCCTCCGTGCCATGTCTCACAGCGGGGTGCCACCGAACGCCTTCACCTTCTCGACTGCCGCCAGCGCTTGCGCACACCTTGCTGATGCTGGACTCGGGCGGCAAGTGCATGCCCGTGCCGAGGTCGAGGGCTACGCGTCTGACGCTGTCGTTGCCACCGCACTCATCGACATGTATGGCAAGGCCGGAAGTGTCGAGTGTGCACGTGCAGTGTTTGATGGTATGGCTGATCCGGAGAGGAATGTGGTATCGTGGGGCTCGATGCTGTCCGTTTATGCACAGAATGCGCTTGGGCGCGAGGCCATTCAACTTTTCGCCGAGTTCAGAACCAAAAGCACTGTCATGGCGCCCAATCACTTCATGCTGTCAAGCGTCGTGAACGCGTGCGCAGGCGTCGGGCGGCTTGGAGTTGGCAAGTCTCTGCATGGAACAGTCCTTCGGTTTGGGCATGGATGCAATGGCGTGATTGCTGTTGCTTTGGTTGACATGTACTCCAAGTGTGGATTCTATGAGTACTCAAGAAAGGTGTTCGACAGAATTGAGCAACCGTCAGTCATCTGCTATACCTCTATCATCGTGGCAGCAGCAAAGTATGGTCTTGCTAGGTGCGCGCTCAATCTGTTTAATGAGATGATCGATCAAAATGTGCAACCAAACAGTGTTACACTGCTCGGTGTCATGCATGCTTGCAGCCATTCAGGTCTTGTTGACACCGGCCTCCATCTCCTCCACTCGATGCAGACCAAATATGGCATCAATCCATGTGCCAACCACTACACATGTGCGGTTGACATGCTTGGCCGAGCAGGACGGCTTGATGAGGCATTTGAGCTTGCCAACAAAGTGCAGGTTGAAGGCCGTGACACCCTCATGCTGTGGAGTTCATTGCTGTCAGCTTGCCGGAATCATAGGCGCTTAGATCTAGCCACCAGAGCTGGCCACATATTGTCAGAGTTCAACCAAGATGTAGCAGGTGCACTGGTAGTGATGTCAAATGCATACACTTCAGCCGGTCAGGCTGACAATGCTGCTGCTGTATGGTCGAACATGAGACAGCAAGGCATACGGAAAGATCCTGGGTGCAGCTGGATTGAGATAAAGGATGTCCCCTACGTGTTCTACGCCGGGTTGGTATCACCCGCCGGTGCAAGGGCAGATGAAGTGATGATGTTGCTTGATGAGTTAGAGGGTAAGATGCGGGAGAAGGGTTATAATGGTAGACTAGGTAGTACTAGAGTATTTGATGCTCATGAAGAGGATGGAGAGGACGGGAAAGGTGTAATGGTTGGAGTGCATAGTGAGATGTTGGCATTAGGGTTTGGTTTGCTGGTTATCCCCAAGGGGATGACCATCAGGGTGATGAAGAACCTGAGGATGTGCTGCGACTGCCATGATGGGTTCAAGCTCATAAGTGACATTATGGAGAGGGAGTTTGTTGTGAGGGATCTGAATAGATTCCATCACTTCAAGATGGGGTCATGTTCTTGCAATGACTACTGGTGA